A window of Cytobacillus sp. FSL H8-0458 genomic DNA:
AGAAAGACCTGCTGAGAAGTGAATTGATTCAAGGTTCAAAGTCGCTGAATGGAATCTTTTCCGCGTGGTATTTCCTTCTGCGCTATGTGGTTCCTCTGGTTATTATCATTGTATTCCTTGATTCACTGCAGATTATATAATAAAAACGAGGGATGGCAGCTAACAGGTGCCATCCCTCGTTTTTATGCTACAGCCATCCCCGTTCATATTGCTTAGGAGGTTCGATTGATGCACCAAGTTCGTTTGCTGCTGTCCGCGGCCAATAGGGGTCTCTCAGCAATTCTCTGGCAATAAAGATTAAATCAGCCCGTTCGTTTTGAAGGATTTCTTCAGCCTGCAGGCCGGATGTAATAAGCCCGACTGCACCAGTCTGGATATTCGCACCTTCTTTAATGGTTTCAGAGAATTTGACCTGGTAGCCCGGGTAAGTATGTATTCTGGCTGGCACTACTGCTCCGGAGCTTACATCAATTAAATCCACTCCCTGCTCCTTCATCCATTTTCCCATTTCTGCATAATCCTCTGAGGTTAACCCTTCATCATGATAATCATGGGCTGATACTCTGACAAATAAAGGGCCATCCCAAACGGCTTTAACGGCTTCAATGACTTCACGGAGGAAGCGGTATCGGTTTTCAGCCGATCCCCCATACTCATCATTCCGTTTATTGCTTAGGGGTGAGAGAAACTCATTGATCAGATAGCCGTGTGCAGCATGAATTTCAATTACTTCAAAGCCGGCTTTTTTCGCTCTTTCAGCGCCTTTTTTGAATGCCTGGACAGTTTCTGATACTTCTTCTTTTGTCATTTCTTTTGGTGTTTTCATTTTTTCATTAAATGCAATAGCTGATGGGGCGAGAATTTCTCCTTCAACAGTCGCTTTTCTGCCGGCATGCGCAAGCTGTATTCCAGATGAAGCACCGTGTTCTTTCACTAGCCCGGTTAATTCCTTCAGGCCTGCGATGTGATCGTCACTCCATATCCCCAGATCCTGAGGAGAAATCCGGCCCTGTGGAGTCACAGCTGTTGCCTCCAGGATAATTAATCCCACCTGCCCGACAGCCCGGCTCGCATAATGAATCCGGTGCCAGTTTTCAACCATTCCGTCTTCATTATGGCTTGAGTACATGCACATCGGTGCCATAACAATTCTGTTTTTAAAGGTGACACCTTTAATTGTAAAAGGTGAAAAGAGCTTCGTTTCCATAATTTCTGCCTCCTTATTTCGCTATCCTAAATATTAAGTATATCAGGCAGTTCCAAAAATGAAAAAGAACATGCATTTAGGAAGGTGTGTGCTTTCAGCGTTTATTCCTCAATTCGCTTAACTTATATAATGTACCTCTCCAGACTATGCCGCCCCGTACAAAGGTTAGAATGCTGGCACGGATTATAGAATAAATAAACAGGAGAGCTGTAATAGGAAATACAGTAAACAGAAGCGGAGAAAATTTGGACATTCTTTTTGTAATGATTGTATAAACACCTGCTATTAAAACAATGTTTGCAAGGCTTAGACTGAAAATCATTTTGTCAGTTGAAAAAATGGAGAAAAAGGGAAGCACCTGAGAAAAGAATGTGCCGGCAATTGCAAATAGCACCATGCTAATACGGTAATGAAGGCCTGCAAAAGTATTTTTCTCCAATCCTTTAAAGGCTTCTATTAAGCTTTCATACCATTCAACTTCAATCAGATCCATCGCCGTTGCAAATTTCTGCCTGAGGCCGTTCTGTTTGATTTTCATTCCAAGCATTAAATCATCATCAGGACGCATTTTTAATGCCTTGTGTGTTCCGATTGCTTCATAGGAATGCCTGGACACCATATTAAATGCCCCAATGCCAACGCCGCTCTTTGAACGTGGATTATTCGCCAGCCATGGGCGTTTATAATAGGAGAAGCCGAAAAGAAAAAAAGCAATGAACGTGTTGAGCCAGAAACTCCTGCCCGTCAAGCTCGGTGCCGCCGTTAAATGATCCAGGTCATTCTTGCTGAAATAATGAACCGCCTTGCTGAAGGCATCCTTTTTAAATAACACATCGGCATCTGTAAACAGAATTAATTCCCCTGATGATTCCATATATCCTTTATAAAGAGCGTGGTTTTTTCCCAGCCATCCGCTAGGGAGGGAATCAATATGAATGCACTTAACCCTTGGATCTTTCTTCTGAATATGGCCCATGATGCTTCCTGTGCTGTCGGCTGAACGGTCATTGACCAATATCCATTCAATGCGCTTATAGCTTTGCCGCAGCTGGGTTTCTAAGCTCTCCGTAAGCTTCGCTTCTTCATTCCTTGCCGCTGTAATAACAGAAAGAAGGGGGCCTTCAGTCATCGTATCGCTATCTTCAAGGCGGTCCAGGCTTTTTAGTCCCAGAACGGCATCAATTAGTACTGCAATCCATACCAGGAGGCTTGCGCTTAATAGAATAATGAGCATTTGCAGGTTTCTCATCCTTTTTTCATAGTTTGCAATAAGACGGCGTTTTATAGGGGATGCCGTCAGCTAAATTTTGACGGTGCTGCTGAAGTTTTGGCCAAGCCGCCTCGATTGGGCTGTCGCTTCCTTGATGCATTCAATGAAAGCTTCCTGCACTCCGTTCGCTTCAAGCACTTTTACGCCTGCTTCAGTGGTGCCGCCAGGGCTTGTTACTTCTTTCCTAAGCTGCTGAGGGTCCTTGGCTGATCGGGCCAGCATTTCGGCTGCCCCGATGAGTGTCTGGATGATGAATTCTTTCGCCATACCCTTTTCGAGCCCGATTTCTTCCGCGCTTTTTTCCATAGCTTCCGCAAGATAGTATATATATGCCGGTCCGCTGCCTGACAGGCCTGTTACAGCATCCAGCTGACTTTCCTCAACAAATGCTGATTTTCCCACTGTATCAAAAATGCCTCTTACTGCTTTCATCTGTTCTCTGTTCACTCTTTCATTAGCCGATAAGGCGCTTGCTGATTTTCCGACTGCTGCTGATGTATTTGGCATGGCTCTTACGACTGGCAGCTTTTTTCCTGCCAAAAATTCAATGCTTTCGATCGAAACGCCGGCGAGAACGGAAATGATCAGCATGTCTTCCTGTAAATAAGGCTTTATGAGATTGATGGCTTCCTGAGCATCTTTTGGCTTCATCGCTAAAATAACAGCGTCAGCCCCGCTTAACAGTTCACTGAGATTATAAGTGGCCTGAACGCCATAGGCTTTTTGCAAGGATTGCAGCTTTTTCCTGCTGCATCGGTTTGTCACCCAAATTTTGCTGCCGGTAATGAGCCGGCTTTCGACGATTCCTGATATTAACGCTTCTGCCATTGATCCTGCTCCTACAATAGCTAATTTTTTCATTTGGTTATTCCTCCTTATTGTTTGCTCTATTTACCGGCTGTTAAAAATAAAAAAGCCTTTCCATCCAGTAAAGGACGAAAAGACTTTGCTTCCGCGGTACCACCTTCATTGCCTTTTCTTTCTTCGTGCAGCATGCCTGCCGCAGCCGCTGTGTTTTTGAAAAGGCATCTCGATCCCGATAACGCCGGGGGTGCGTTTAGGTTTTCCTAACAGCTCATAAGGCAGGTTCAATGGTCAAGTGGACGGTGAAGCCTTTCAGCCGCTCGAGCTTCACTCTCTTTCGCCGTTTTCCATTTACTAATCTTATTCATCGCCATGTTTCTGCTGTACAGAAGTACAGCTTTGATTTATGAAAATCAAATTTTAATTGTGATTATGCAAGAAGACACACTTATTTGTCAAGCGGTATTTTTCAAAAGATTATTAATATTGCATAAAAGTTATGTGAAAATAATGACAATTACTAAAAAGAACGGTACACTTATTTTTATATATGTAAATTTCTAAATTATGTTATTGAATTCCGTTAATATGTGTGTATGGCAAATGCTGATATTTAAGGGAATAACAGAACAGTTTTACTTAAAGGAAGCATGTCTGCGGAAGTATATAGAAAAACAGCTTTATTTTATTTAAATATAGTGATTTTGGGAGGATTGTAACATGGCAAAATGGAAGGATGGAATTGCAAAGCTTATTATCCCGACACCTTTTCCTGTCGGCGACGTTAATGTATATGCAGTAAAAGGGGAAAAGCTGACTCTTGTCGATGCAGGCCCTAAAACGGATGAAGCTTGGGAAGCTTTAAAATCCCAGCTTAAAGAGCTGAATTTAACTCCGGGTGATTTTGAACAGGTTGTTCTCACACATCATCATCCCGATCATGCCGGGCTGCTTGACTTTTTTCCGGACAATCTTGATGTGTTCGGGCACCCGGTTAACCAAAGGTGGCTGTCCCGTACTGACGAATTTCTAAAATTTCATGATGAATTTTACATAAAACTGTTTAATGAATTTGGAATCCCTGAAAGGTATGCTTCCTTTATTAACAAAATGAAAAAAACTTTGCGCTATGCCTGCAATCGTACCCTGACAGGAGAGCTGAAGGAAGGCAGCCAGCCTGAAGGGCTTAACGATTGGGCGGTAATGGAGACCCCCGGGCATGCACAGAGCCATATAGGTTTGTTCAGAGAGAAAGATGGTGTATTCCTTGGAGGAGACCATTTGCTTGCACACATTTCACCTAATCCTATCCTGGAGCCGCCGCTTTCCGGCAATGCGGAAAGGCCGAAGCCGCAGCTTCAGTATAACGAGTCTCTGAAAAAGCTGCGCCAGCTGCCGATATCCCTTTTTTACTCCGGACATGGAGAGGATATTACAAATGTGAATGAGTTAATAAACGAAAGGCTTGGCCGCCAGCATGAGCGGGCGATGAAAGTAAAGGCATGGCTTGAGTCCGAATCGCTTACTGTTTTTGAGGTATGCCGCCGCCTTTTTCCGAAGGTTTATGAGAAGGAGCTTTCCCTGACCATTTCCGAAACAGTCGCACAGCTTGACTATTTGCATTCAATAGGAGAGATTTATATAAATAAAGAGGAGGAAGCATTCTTGTATTCCGCATCAAAAGAGGTGGTTTGATTGTCAGACAGATTAAAAAATAAAAATGTGATTATCACCGGTGCATCAGGCGGAATCGGGGCGCAAATGGCCGTCCTTTGTGCCGAGAGGGGAGCAAATCTTGTCCTTCTTGCCCGCCGCCTTGACAAATTGCAGGAGCTGCAGGCAGACTTGCGGAAGCGTTATTCAGTTGATGTTCATGTGCAGAAGCTTGATGTTTCGGACACTGACGAAGTTTCGGCTGTTTTTTCAGAGATCATTGCCCGGTTTGGTCACATAGACGTTCTTGTGAATAACGCGGGTTTCGGTGTTTTCAGGGAGGCGCATGAAGCAAAAGTTGAAGAAATAAAGGGAATGTTTGATGTAAACGTTGTTGGCTTAATGGCCTGCACGAGCATGGTGCTGCCAGTGATGAGGAAACAGAGGAGCGGCCATATTATTAATATCGCTTCACAGGCCGGCAAAATGGCCACACCGAAATCGAGTGTCTATTCCGCCACCAAACATGCGGTTCTTGGCTATACAAACAGCCTTCGGATGGAGCTTACTGACAGCAATGTGTTTGTGACGGCAGTTAACCCCGGACCGATTGAAACCAATTTCTTTACTATTGCAGATGAAAAGGGCACATACGTGAAAAATGTAAGCAAATATATGCTTAAGCCCGAATACGTGGCCCTCAAGGTAGTCAATGCCATGCTACGGCCTGTCAGGGAAATCAACCTTCCGCGGTGGATGAATGCGGGGAGCATTATCTATGCCCTTTTTCCAGGACTGTTCGAAAAAATTGGAAAACGCGCATTCAATCAAAAATAAGAAGCTCAGAAGCTGCAGCCAAATGCCTGCAGCTTCTTTTGTTTTTGGCTGGTGAGGCGTCTGTCCCGGGGAGAAAGAACCACTTTTAAGAAAAACCGCGTAAAATTTCCATTGAAACCGAACGCATATTCGCTTAATATAATGGGTATACATATACAGAACAGATGTTCTTGCGATATATATTTTTTCTCAGAGGGGCTATGCAGCATAGAAGCTGATAAGCAGCGCCTTACGCTTTTTTTTGAAGGAGGATGTCGAAGTCATGGTTGATTACAGCTCAATGCCGAACAATCAAATTTTGTGTGTTGATATGAAGAGCTTTTATGCAAGCTGTTCTGCTGTCATGCTTGGTCTGGATCCTCTTGACTGCTATCTTGTAATTGCCGGGAATGTGGAACGGAAGGGGAGCGTTGTTCTGGCGGCCTCTCCACGAATGAAAAAAGAGTTTGGAATAAAGACAGGGTCCCGTCTTTTTGAGGTCCCCAATGATTCGCGCATTCGAGTTGAGGAGCCGAAAATGGCGACTTATTTAAGAATCTCCACTGAAATCACCAGAGTGTTTAACCGATATGTCCCCAAGGAAGCCATCCATACGTACAGTGTCGATGAAAGCTTTATAAAAGTAGACGGCGCAGTGCATCTCTGGGGTGATGCCCAGACGATTGCCTGGAAAATAAAAGATGATATTGAACGGGAATTTCAGCTTCCCTGTGCCATAGGAATAGGGCCTAATTTGCTAATGTCAAAGCTGTGCCTGGACCTTGAGGCGAAAAAAAAGGGAGTTGCACAATGGACGTATGGAGATGTAAAAACAAAGTTGTGGAATATATCGCCGTTACGGGAAATGTGGGGCATCGGCCGCCGTGTTGAAAAGACATTGAATGGAATGGGGATTTTTACAGTCGGCCAGCTTGCCCGCTATGATCTGGCTAAGCTCGAGAAGAAGTTTGGGATTATGGGCAATCAGCTCTATCACCATGCATGGGGTATTGATTTGTCGGAAATAGGCGCGCCGATTATGGCAGGGCAGATCAGCTTCGGCAAAAGCCAGATTTTACTGAGGGATTACAAAGAGGAAAAGGAAATTAAGCATGTGGTCCTTGAGATGTGTGAAGAAGTGGCAAGAAGGGCCCGCAGCCACCGCAAAGCCGGCAGAACCATCAGCTTTGGTCTTGGCTACAGCCAGGATGAATTCGGAGGGGGGTTTTACCGCTCCAGGACAGTTGATCAGCCAACCAATATTACGATGGATCTTTATCGGGTCTGCCTCGAGCTTTTTGACGAGAATTATGAGGGGAAAACAGTACGGCAGATTTCCATTTCCCTCGGCAATATTACGGATGACTGCGAAATGCAGCTGAGTCTGTTCGACTCGGATGGCTGGAAAAAAAGGGAGCTCGGCTATACTGTCGACCGGATCCGCTCCAAGTTTGGAGGAGGAGCTCTTCTGAGAGCCGTCTCTTATACAGGCGCAGGAACCGCCAAACACCGTGCGACATTGGTTGGCGGCCATAAAATGTAAAAGGAGGGTCAGCTTATGATTCGCGATCGGGGCAGAATTAAATGGACTTCCATGATGCTGCCGGAACATGTAAAGCTCTTAAGAGACTGGGCAAAGGAAGACACATACGAGCAAAAGCGGGAATTGGATGAGCAGAAGCTTGAATATATGAATGAAATTCTTTCGGAAGCAATGGAATTTCAAAAAAACGTTACACTTACACATTACAGGGGCAGAAATTATGAACTGGTTATCGGGAGCATTCATTATTGGGATGACTTTGGCCAAAAGCTTCATGTTGTTGATCGGTTTGGGGAAATTCACCGTATTTCCATTAACGATATAGCGGATGCGCGGTTCACGGAAGAGTAGTGCTGTCTGAAATGGATGAATTTAAAACGGGTATTTTTGGACGAGGGAAGCACCTTAACAGCAGGGAGGTGTATGAAATATGCCTAGAGGAAAAGAACTGGAACAGCTGCCAATGTCCAATATCGCACCAGGGGCCGGGGAAGACAGTACGGACAGGGACCGGGAACGGCTTCAAGGGATTATACAGAATGAAAGAGCAACACCCGCAAGAATAAAAAATGAAAAAAAACGGGGATGACTGTCCCCGTTTCCACCCTTATTGCTTGTCATCGGAAGCTTTCTCCGCGCGGACACAGGATTGGAAAGTTCCTTTATGAGTGCCATCACAAAATGGGATTTTCAAGGATCTTCCGCAGCGGCAAAGGGAGAAGGTTTTTTTTGTTTCGAATTTATTGCCATCCATATCAATTAACTCTACATCACCTGTTACACGCAGCGATCCATTATCCATTACTTTAATCTGCGCCTTGGACATATCCAATCATCCTTTCTAAAAATCTTTATTAGGCGGCTCAATAGCAGCTGTCTCTTTCAGAAGCAAGTTATGCCTATCTGTGTTAAAATCAGCATATGCAAAGGGAGGTAGTTTTACAACATGGAAATAACATTAACTGAGTTGGCGGCAGAAAAATTATCGGGACGGATTGCCGGCAAAGATGGATTCATAAAGCTAAAGTATGATATAGACGGCTGCGGCTGTGTGGTAAGCGGAGTCGCGGCACTCTGGCTTGTTGAAGAGCTGGATGAAGATGACAGGGAAATCAAAACAAACACCGGCAGCGTATATGTGGAAAAATCCAAGGAAGTATTTTTGGATGAAAGATTAACGATAGACTTTTCAGAGAAGGCAAATTGCTATCAGTTAAAAAGCCCGAATCAGTATTTAAACCCAAGAATGAGCTTTATTGATAAAACAAAATAATAATGAAGTAGCAGACGGCCGCTGAGGGAAGGCGGTCTTTTTAATAGGCTGAGATAGGTAAAAATACCCTTCCAAAATTCTGGAAAATAAGGTTTTAATATATTAGTAAAAGGTTAGATAACAGGATGTTTGTCATTATGGGTGAAGAGAGTGCTGATTGGGGGAGATTTGAATGAAGTGGAAGTTATTTTTTCTGGCGGCAGCTTTCCTGATTTTGTCGGGGTGCAGTACAGCAACAATGGGCCAGGCGATTGATGATGGAATTCCATTCAATGTAAAAGAAGTCTTACATAAAGAAAAGGTAAAAGATGGAGTCATACTGCTGTATTTAACGCAGCAGAATGATGGGCAAAATGAGGTCGAGGCCATGGCAGCTGCCTATTTGAAAGGCAGTGACAAAAAGGGCTGGAAAAATGAGGGCCATAACCATTGGGAGCATTATGAGAATGAACATATGACCGTTTATTCAGATACCTTCTATGATTACGATAAGGAAGGTAATCTGGAAAACAGATTACCAATAATTTTTGGTGAAATTCAAAGCAGAGATATTAAAAAAGTAGAGGTAGCCGGCAAGGCAGAGAAATTCGAAGAAGCGGCTATTATCAAAAAAGAAAACAAACGCTATTATTTTAAAATGGGAGATTTTCATACTGCAAGAGGGCTGTCGGCAGATGGAAAGGAAATCATAAAGAAAAAGAAAAATTAGAAAATCTTATATGAAGCAGCTGGCTTACACTGAAGCCAGCTGCTTCTATTGTGATAAAGTATCTTTGCTGCTGACATACTGCTCCAAAAACTCGTCAATGACTTTTTCATAATCCTCTCTGTTTTCGTTAAAGGATTGGGCATGGATCCCATTGGCAGCAAGGTAAAGTTTTTTAGGGCCTTGTTTCTTTTCATACAAAGCTTCGGACATGGTCGGCAAAATAAAATCATCTTTTTCACTGTGGATAAACAGGATGGGCTTCTTTATATTGTCTATAACGGAAATAGGCGAAACGTCTGCAATGGAGTATTTCTCCCGCATCCGCAGGAATAGATCAGCAACAGGCAAAAAGAGTTTAGCGGGCAGCTTCATCTCGGTTTTTAAACGGTAAGCCAGCTGCTCCTTAAAATCAGAAAAAGGGCAATCGGCAATGTAAAAGTCGGCACCGTCTTCAAGCATTCCCGCATAAAGGAGCATGGTGGCAGCCCCCATGCTTTCACCATGAATGCCGATCTGGATATCGGGGCCTTTTTCCGCTTTAAGCCAATCAACAATTGCTTTTAGATCAAACTTTTCATAATGACCGTAACTTGTCGTCTTTCCCCCGGATTCTCCGTGGCGGCGATGATCATAGATTACAGCGTTAAACCCCCTTTCCAGAAAGAGGTTCATATATTTAATCGAGTTCATTTTATTTTCCGTAACACCGTGTGAAATAATGATATAGCGGCTGTTTTTATGGGGTTCAGCAGCCACGGCTTTTAAGTTATAGCCAAATGGGGAAGGAATAAGCACTTCTCTTTTCGGGAGGCTTTCATACTTGATCAGATCAAGTCTGCCGGACTCCTTCTCCCTTTCTAAAATAAAGTCATCTTCCTTCTTTTTCATAAACATAAGCCTATTTGTAAAATAGACGCCGAGTGATGAAAGAAAGAGAACGATGGAAAATAAATAACGAAAAAACCTTCTCAAACCCATCCCTCCATCTTTTTTCTTTATCGCAGTCAATCACGGGAAATCCCCACTGATTGAAGTTTTACTTTATTTTACCATTCTGGATAAAATTAAAACAGAGATGTGAGCCGGGACAAACTGAAATTTTATGAAGGGCTCGCGGCACAAAAAAAGCCGCTCCTGCGGCGGCTTATTGCTGTGCGTTTTGTCTTTTAGTTGGATGAATCGCCTTTTCCAATTCCTCGGCAGCAATCGTCTGGCTGACTGTATCGGAATTCGGCTTCCCCTTCTGGCTGGATCCTTTATCGCGTTTGTGGCTCATCGGATTATCCCCCTTTTAATGGCTGCAGCTGAACCTGAATTCGACAGATGCTTTCATCTAATAAGATGCGATAAAAAAGGGGGCATTATTCATCGAAAGCTGTAATACTATTGGACAGTTTGAGCATTCAGCCTGAAATAGGTGCTTTCAATCGGCCTGGAAAGATGAGGCTGAACAATTTTTACAGCTTCCATTAATTGATCCAGGTTAACATTGGTTTCAATTCCCATGCGCTCAAGCATATAAACAACATCTTCTGTTGCAGCGTTGCCTGCAGCGCCAGGGGCAAATGGGCATCCGCCAAGTCCGCCGGCGGATGTGTCAAATCGGTCGACACCTGCCTGCATGGCTGCAAAAATATTTGTGAGGGCCATTTTTCTTGTGTCATGGAAGTGAGCAGTCAGCAGAGTATTTGGAAACTCTTCTTTTAAACGGGAAAAAAGCATGTATGATTCATGGGGAGCAGCCATTCCGATCGTATCTGCCACGCTTAATTCATCAGCCCCTGCCTCTGTAAATTGGCGGCATAGTCCAACTGTATCTTCAGGATCGATGGCTCCTTCATACGGACAATAAAATGCCGTTGAGATGCAGGCACGGACAAAGTAACCTTTCTCCTTCAGTTCTCCGATAATCGGCTTTAGTTCATCCATACTTTCCTGAGTAGTTTTATTGATGTTTTTCTTGTTAAATGTATTGCTTACACCAACGAAAACGGCAACAGCCCGGCAATCAGTCATATATACTCTGTCAATGCCTTTGCGGTTCGGGGCAAGCACGATATCCCTTGTATTTGCATCAAGACAATCTGCCGTAATTTCAGCTGCATCCCCCATCTGCGGAACCCATTTAGGAGACACAAATGAAGTAAGCTCCAATTCTGTTAATCCTGCATTTTTTAAACTTTTAATAAAGTCTTTCTTAACTTCAGTCGGTACAAACGACTTTTCGTTTTGCAGTCCATCCCGCGGGCCCACTTCAATAATTGTTACTTTATCTGGAAATGCAAGCGTCATGTTTTCCTCTCCCGTTTCATAATTTAATTTTTGGTAAGCGTTTTCTCGATATCCTTAAATTTATTGTATTAGGAAAGTATTTTCGATTGCAAGAATAATAGAAATTTTGACAAAATAAAAGGAATTTTGATATCCCTGCACGAATATAAGCAAAGAGATGTTTTGAAAGGATGAGAGAGATGGCACAAACCGAAGTTGTAATAGTCAGCGCTGTCCGGACAGCAATCGGCAGTTTCAATGGAAGTCTAAAAGATGTATCAGCACCAGAGCTTGGGGCGATTGCAATAAAAGGCGCTCTTGAAAAAGCTGGTGTAACACCGGATCAAATAGATGAAGTAATCCTGGGAAATGTCCTGCAGGCAGGCCTGGGCCAAAACACAGCAAGGCAGGCAGCTCTTAAAGCGGGTCTTCCTGAAAGCGTTTCCGCAATGACGATTAATAAAGTTTGCGGTTCAGGGCTGAAGGCGGTCCATTTAGCAGCACAGGCCATTTTGGCCGGCGATGCCGAAGCAGTGATTGCAGGCGGCATGGAGAATATGAGCCAGGCGCCTTACATACTGAAAAATGCAAGAAATGGCTTTAAAATGGGTGACCAAAAACTTATAGATTCGATGATTTCAGACGGTCTCTGGTGTGCTTTTAATGATTACCATATGGGAGTTACGGCTGAAAATCTTTGCTCGAAATATGAGCTGAGCAGGGAAGAACAGGACAAATTTGCCGCAGACAGCCAGGAAAAGGCGGCAAAGGCAATCGAAGAAGGAAAATTCAAAGATGAAATCGTTCCGGTTGAAATTCCTCAGCGAAAAGGGGATCCGATTGTTTTTGATACAGACGAGTATCCGAAAAAAGGGACAACTGCTGAAAAGCTCGCAGGCCTGCGTCCGGCGTTTAAGAAAGATGGCAGCGTAACAGCCGGAAATGCTTCCGGGATTAATGACGGGGCGGCTGTATTGCTGGTTATGAGCAGAAAGAGAGCAGATGAACTGGGGCTTAAGCCATTAGTGGCGATTAAAGGAAATGCAAGTGCAGGTGTAGATCCGAGCATCATGGGCATTGGTCCTGTTGCAGCAGTAAAAAAAGCGCTTGAAAAGGCATCTGTTTCCATGGATGAATTAGAGCTTATTGAAGCAAACGAGGCATTTGCAGCCCAGGCGCTGGCAGTTGACAGGGAGCTTCGTTTTAACAAGGAGATTCTGAATGTTAATGGCGGGGCCATTGCACTCGGACATCCAATCGGCGCAAGCGGAGCACGAATCCTCGTAACCCTAATTCATGAGATGCAAAAAAGACAGGCAAAGAAAGGCCTTGCAACTCTTTGCATTGGCGGAGGCCAAGGGGTAGCTACAGTAGTGGAGCTTGCATAGCCGTTTTTGATACTAGTTAGTAAAAATAAGTACTTTTTAATGAAAGGAGCGATTGAAGTGAAGAAAATTTATACTTCCTTCAGTGAAGCGGTTCAGGAAATTCACGATGGTGCCGTCCTTATGGTTGGCGGTTTCGGTCTGTGCGGAATTCCGGAAAACCTTATTTTGGCTTTAGTTGAAAAAGGGGTTAAGGATCTGACAGTCATCTCGAATAACTGCGGTGTTGACGATTGGGGACTTGGACTGCTTTTAAAAAATAAACAAATTAAGAAAATGGTTGGCTCATATGTTGGGGAAAACAAAGAGTTTGAAAGACAGGTTCTTTCAGGGGAAATTGAAGTAGAGCTGCTCCCTCAAGGAACACTGGCTGAGAAAATCCGTGCAGGCGGCGCAGGCATACCTGCTTTTTACACACCGGCTGGAGTAGGGACCCCAATTGCAGAGGGGAAAGAGACGAAGCTGTTTAACGGCAAGGAATATCTCCTTGAAGAAGCGCTGAAAGCAGACTTCAGCCTTGTGAGAGCATGGAAGGGCGATAAGATGGGCAATCTTGTTTATCATAAAACAGCCCGAAACTTCAATCCGATGATTGCAGCAGCCGGCAAAGTGACAATTGCAGAAGTGGAGACGCTTTATGAGATTGGTGAACTGGATCCGAATTATATTCATACCCCGAGCATCTATGTTCAATCACTGATTGAAGGAAAACAGGAGAAGCGCATTGAAAGACTGACGGTGAAGAAATAAATACCAGTGACGGAAGGAGAGGGTGTCATGAGTAACGATAAAGCGGCAGTACGCGAAAAAATTGCGAGACGGGCTGAGAAGGAAATTGAAAATGGCTTTTACGTGAATTTGGGAATCGGTATGCCAACATTGGTTGCCAATTATATTTCTAATAATAAGGAAGTGGTCCTGCAATCTGAAAATGGATTACTGGGAATCGGCCCG
This region includes:
- a CDS encoding MBL fold metallo-hydrolase encodes the protein MAKWKDGIAKLIIPTPFPVGDVNVYAVKGEKLTLVDAGPKTDEAWEALKSQLKELNLTPGDFEQVVLTHHHPDHAGLLDFFPDNLDVFGHPVNQRWLSRTDEFLKFHDEFYIKLFNEFGIPERYASFINKMKKTLRYACNRTLTGELKEGSQPEGLNDWAVMETPGHAQSHIGLFREKDGVFLGGDHLLAHISPNPILEPPLSGNAERPKPQLQYNESLKKLRQLPISLFYSGHGEDITNVNELINERLGRQHERAMKVKAWLESESLTVFEVCRRLFPKVYEKELSLTISETVAQLDYLHSIGEIYINKEEEAFLYSASKEVV
- the proC gene encoding pyrroline-5-carboxylate reductase, yielding MKKLAIVGAGSMAEALISGIVESRLITGSKIWVTNRCSRKKLQSLQKAYGVQATYNLSELLSGADAVILAMKPKDAQEAINLIKPYLQEDMLIISVLAGVSIESIEFLAGKKLPVVRAMPNTSAAVGKSASALSANERVNREQMKAVRGIFDTVGKSAFVEESQLDAVTGLSGSGPAYIYYLAEAMEKSAEEIGLEKGMAKEFIIQTLIGAAEMLARSAKDPQQLRKEVTSPGGTTEAGVKVLEANGVQEAFIECIKEATAQSRRLGQNFSSTVKI
- the namA gene encoding NADPH dehydrogenase NamA, giving the protein METKLFSPFTIKGVTFKNRIVMAPMCMYSSHNEDGMVENWHRIHYASRAVGQVGLIILEATAVTPQGRISPQDLGIWSDDHIAGLKELTGLVKEHGASSGIQLAHAGRKATVEGEILAPSAIAFNEKMKTPKEMTKEEVSETVQAFKKGAERAKKAGFEVIEIHAAHGYLINEFLSPLSNKRNDEYGGSAENRYRFLREVIEAVKAVWDGPLFVRVSAHDYHDEGLTSEDYAEMGKWMKEQGVDLIDVSSGAVVPARIHTYPGYQVKFSETIKEGANIQTGAVGLITSGLQAEEILQNERADLIFIARELLRDPYWPRTAANELGASIEPPKQYERGWL
- a CDS encoding SDR family NAD(P)-dependent oxidoreductase produces the protein MSDRLKNKNVIITGASGGIGAQMAVLCAERGANLVLLARRLDKLQELQADLRKRYSVDVHVQKLDVSDTDEVSAVFSEIIARFGHIDVLVNNAGFGVFREAHEAKVEEIKGMFDVNVVGLMACTSMVLPVMRKQRSGHIINIASQAGKMATPKSSVYSATKHAVLGYTNSLRMELTDSNVFVTAVNPGPIETNFFTIADEKGTYVKNVSKYMLKPEYVALKVVNAMLRPVREINLPRWMNAGSIIYALFPGLFEKIGKRAFNQK
- a CDS encoding glycosyltransferase; this encodes MLIILLSASLLVWIAVLIDAVLGLKSLDRLEDSDTMTEGPLLSVITAARNEEAKLTESLETQLRQSYKRIEWILVNDRSADSTGSIMGHIQKKDPRVKCIHIDSLPSGWLGKNHALYKGYMESSGELILFTDADVLFKKDAFSKAVHYFSKNDLDHLTAAPSLTGRSFWLNTFIAFFLFGFSYYKRPWLANNPRSKSGVGIGAFNMVSRHSYEAIGTHKALKMRPDDDLMLGMKIKQNGLRQKFATAMDLIEVEWYESLIEAFKGLEKNTFAGLHYRISMVLFAIAGTFFSQVLPFFSIFSTDKMIFSLSLANIVLIAGVYTIITKRMSKFSPLLFTVFPITALLFIYSIIRASILTFVRGGIVWRGTLYKLSELRNKR